A stretch of the Phaeodactylum tricornutum CCAP 1055/1 chromosome 15, whole genome shotgun sequence genome encodes the following:
- a CDS encoding predicted protein (weak similarity to Kix domain of CBP (creb binding protein); putative role as transcriptional coactivator; unknownn protein): MTSHSGLGESGTSQLVANYQATENSSSTNNAFKGDHEVAGNPGIDPNVVSSSSQPPEKNFAPTPRQTSGGNHGDSGVNTRHLDGASGNSHDSRSGSSTVSTSGMSGLERQKAVNAKLQEQIMQNIRQQEELVRRLQSSRAAYGSGSAHSATGQGAFSNGALANQIQMSNMTASTPSNTHLLSGISNQVPGMMANTMTAAMQRSQLEHMQRQAAYIKQQANAAGAAGSSGMSHMNNLNSIHPSQLALLNHGLGGNAGHMHQSHNGANTMGMQQFANVAATQQAAFPTHAILASAFGNGGIMNSAQTALMGAVAANANGGAFANPAALAAMQAHAMQQNTNSSNSGGNGSFSLPLTPPSYSDAASTLNDAPANEKKRKAPEASQLSPESFNW, from the coding sequence ATGACATCTCACTCCGGGCTTGGGGAGTCCGGTACTTCACAGTTGGTCGCCAACTATCAGGCCACCGAAAACAGCAGCAGTACCAACAACGCGTTCAAGGGGGACCATGAAGTAGCCGGAAATCCAGGTATTGATCCTAACGTGGTATCGTCCTCCTCACAGCCACCGGAAAAAAATTTCGCGCCAACACCAAGACAAACTTCAGGGGGAAATCATGGCGACAGCGGTGTGAATACTAGGCACTTGGATGGAGCTAGTGGCAATTCACATGATAGTAGAAGTGGTTCTTCAACAGTCTCTACATCCGGCATGTCCGGGCTGGAGCGCCAAAAAGCAGTTAACGCCAAGCTTCAAGAGCAAATAATGCAAAACATCCGTCAACAAGAGGAATTGGTACGGAGACTGCAATCCTCTCGAGCGGCATACGGCAGTGGCTCGGCACACTCCGCTACTGGACAGGGAGCGTTTAGCAATGGTGCATTGGCCAACCAGATCCAAATGTCGAACATGACCGCGTCTACACCTTCGAATACGCATTTATTGAGCGGAATATCTAATCAAGTACCAGGAATGATGGCGAACACTATGACTGCCGCAATGCAACGAAGTCAGTTGGAGCATATGCAGCGCCAGGCAGCCTACATCAAACAGCAGGCGAATGCCGCTGGTGCTGCGGGTTCGTCCGGCATGTCACACATGAATAACCTCAACAGTATACACCCTTCCCAATTGGCTTTGCTGAATCACGGACTTGGCGGCAACGCCGGGCACATGCACCAGTCCCACAACGGGGCTAATACAATGGGCATGCAGCAATTCGCAAACGTTGCTGCAACGCAACAAGCGGCATTTCCGACACATGCTATATTAGCGTCTGCTTTCGGAAACGGGGGGATCATGAATTCCGCGCAGACGGCTTTGATGGGAGCGGTTGCCGCCAACGCGAACGGCGGAGCCTTTGCCAATCCAGCAGCCTTGGCTGCTATGCAAGCGCACGCAATGCAGCAAAACACGAATTCTAGCAACTCCGGTGGAAATGGTAGTTTTTCCTTGCCCCTGACACCACCGAGTTACTCGGATGCAGCTTCGACTTTGAACGATGCCCCTGCCAACGAGAAGAAGCGCAAGGCTCCGGAAGCATCACAGCTGTCACCAGAATCGTTCAATTGGTGA
- the GapC1 gene encoding glyceraldehyde-3-phosphate dehydrogenase precursor (plastidic glyceraldehyde-3-phosphate dehydrogenase, GenBank Accession AF063803) yields MKFSAATFAALVGSAAAYSSSSFTGSALKSSASNDASMSMATGMGVNGFGRIGRLVTRIMMEDDECDLVGINAGSATPDYMAYQYKYDTIHGKAKQTVEIDGDFLVLDGKKIITSRCRDPKEVGWGALGADYVCESTGVFLTKESAQSIIDGGAKKVIYSAPAKDDSLTIVMGVNQEAYDGSEDFISCASCTTNGLAPMVKAIHDEFVIEEALMTTVHAMTATQAVVDSSSRKDWRGGRAASGNIIPSSTGAAKAVTKVIPSLVGKITGMAFRVPTIDVSVVDLTAKLEKSTTYEEICAVIKAKSEGEMKGFLGYSDEPLVSTDFEGDLRSSIFDADAGIMLNPNFVKLIAWYDNEYGYSGRVVDLMKHVAAVDAKIKA; encoded by the exons ATGAAGTTCTCTGCCGCCACTTTTGCTGCCCTTGTAGGATCTGCCGCTGCCTACTCCAGTTCTTC CTTTACCGGATCGGCCCTCAAGAGCTCGGCGTCCAACGATGCCTCCATGTCGATGGCTACCGGTATGGGAGTCAACGGATTCGGACGTATCGGACGTCTCGTCACCCGCATCATgatggaagacgacgaatgCGATTTGGTCGGAATCAACGCCGGTTCCGCCACTCCGGACTACATGGCCTACCAGTACAAGTACGATACCATCCACGGCAAGGCCAAGCAGACGGTCGAAATCGATGGCGACTTCCTCGTCTTGGACGGCAAGAAGATCATCACTTCGCGCTGCCGTGACCCCAAGGAAGTGGGCTGGGGCGCACTCGGAGCCGACTACGTCTGCGAATCCACCGGAGTCTTCCTCACCAAGGAATCCGCACAGTCCATCATTGACGGAGGCGCCAAGAAGGTCATCTACTCGGCACCCGCCAAAGACGACTCACTCACCATTGTCATGGGAGTCAACCAGGAAGCCTACGATGGTTCGGAAGATTTCATCTCCTGCGCTTCTTGCACCACCAACGGACTTGCCCCTATGGTTAAGGCCATTCACGACGAATTCGTCATTGAGGAAGCCCTCATGACCACCGTCCACGCCATGACCGCCACCCAGGCCGTTGTCGACTCCTCATCCCGCAAGGACTGGCGCGGAGGACGTGCGGCCTCGGGAAATATCATCCCATCCTCCACCGGAGCCGCCAAAGCCGTCACCAAGGTCATTCCTTCCCTCGTTGGAAAGATCACCGGCATGGCCTTCCGTGTCCCCACCATTGACGTCTCCGTCGTCGACTTGACCGCAAAACTCGAAAAGTCCACCACTTACGAAGAAATCTGTGCCGTCATCAAGGCCAAGTCCGAGGGTGAAATGAAGGGATTCCTCGGATACTCCGACGAACCGTTGGTCTCCACCGACTTTGAAGGTGACTTGCGCTCCTCCATCTTTGATGCCGATGCCGGTATCATGCTCAACCCCAACTTTGTCAAGCTCATCGCCTGGTACGACAACGAATACGGTTACTCCGGCCGTGTCGTCGACCTCATGAAGCACGTCGCGGCCGTCGACGCCAAGATCAAGGCCTAA
- a CDS encoding predicted protein — protein MHRSPLRLTFPLACSISWCLFFSHCILLPLLATGFTVSHSHPHLQQSLARRQLHTSVPSHRRPTRNTPRTRSTLWMAVTSRKPDLQSSDPFAVLGLDPSVTLDAKEIKRAYKRLALKYHPDVSEEKDKKKASDQFARINWAYETLSGKNRGTTSAGSSTGTTTPGGTGGWQPPHRRQGSYTSSTSTGSSNRASTDWRDYMPGGYYEKDNQDYDAGGDSFEAIFADLFKGAAGAAAGVSSVAGGSGSIFKDFVEFLERNVEGYTPGGSDDDDAQLRILLRTGSIDQVADEMDDTDLVVQQLVNKLKQVDDDLVMVQAEMKLATKYSDRIGLGERVDELEARKKVVQGYLQKARKRLLSLQTRYRELIVGGDNDRRAGGRSAASSGPGDYNSYAKTSSPNAGEANDSKGSTAYGTGSTSSSSRSRTSSNSNSEDAWKDEGFGSFGRGRGSTRRGRTGTHRRSTSASDQASATSPGKETSYGGSSSSSSSPYSTRSSTPPPPPPRSSPERPQPTSYTQVPPHRRTSGSTWSIEDDKRRLREMQVDDDFEKLKKDLGL, from the coding sequence ATGCATCGATCCCCGTTGCGGTTGACGTTCCCACTCGCTTGTTCGATCTCTTGGTGTTTGTTCTTTTCCCACTGCATACTACTGCCACTGCTTGCTACGGGATTTACGGTTTCTCATTCTCATCCACACCTACAGCAATCTCTCGCTCGGCGGCAGCTCCACACGAGTGTACCGTCACATCGACGGCCCACTAGGAACACCCCCCGTACAAGGAGTACCCTGTGGATGGCGGTCACGTCACGCAAGCCCGATTTGCAGTCGTCCGATCCCTTTGCCGTCCTCGGACTCGACCCTTCCGTCACGTTGGATGCCAAAGAAATCAAACGAGCCTACAAGCGATTGGCACTCAAGTATCATCCGGATGTTtccgaagaaaaggacaagaagaAAGCGTCCGATCAGTTCGCCCGAATCAACTGGGCTTACGAAACGTTGTCGGGAAAGAATAGAGGAACAACTTCCGCTGGTAGTTCTACCGGTACCACCACGCCCGGTGGGACGGGAGGATGGCAACCCCCACACCGACGCCAAGGGTCGTATACGTCTTCGACCTCCACGGGATCGTCTAATCGTGCTTCCACGGATTGGCGTGACTACATGCCAGGAGGCTACTACGAAAAGGATAACCAGGACTACGACGCCGGCGGTGATTCGTTCGAAGCCATCTTTGCGGACTTGTTCAAGGGGGCCGCCGGAGCCGCTGCCGGCGTATCCAGCGTGGCGGGTGGCAGCGGGAGTATTTTCAAGGACTTTGTCGAATTCTTGGAGCGCAACGTCGAAGGATACACCCCCGGTGGctccgacgatgacgacgccCAATTACGCATTTTGTTGCGGACGGGTAGCATTGATCAAGTCGCCGACGAAATGGACGACACCGATCTCGTGGTGCAACAACTCGTCAATAAACTCAAACAGGTCGACGATGACCTCGTCATGGTACAAGCCGAAATGAAATTGGCCACGAAATACAGTGACCGGATTGGTTTGGGTGAACGCGTcgacgaattggaagcaCGCAAGAAGGTCGTTCAAGGTTATTTGCAAAAAGCTCGGAAGCGACTCTTATCTCTGCAGACGCGCTACAGGGAACTTATTGTGGGCGGTGATAATGATCGACGTGCCGGTGGACGGAGTGCGGCCAGTTCGGGTCCGGGAGATTATAATTCCTACGCGAAAACAAGTTCTCCGAATGCTGGCGAAGCGAATGACTCGAAGGGTTCTACGGCCTACGGTACCGGTTCgacgtcttcgtcatctcGTTCGCGGACATCTTCCAACAGCAATTCTGAGGACGCCTGGAAAGACGAAGGTTTTGGTTCGTTTGGACGTGGCCGAGGTAGCACTCGACGCGGTCGTACCGGAACCCATCGACGAAGCACATCTGCTTCCGAccaggcgtcggcgacgtcgCCCGGTAAGGAAACGTCCTACGGTGGgtcgtcatcctcatctTCCTCGCCATATTCCACGCGATCCAGTacaccaccgccgccgccgcctcgTTCGTCCCCGGAGCGACCGCAGCCCACCAGTTACACGCAAGTACCGCCACACCGACGAACGAGCGGTTCAACGTGGTCCATCGAAGACGATAAACGACGACTACGGGAGATGCAAGTAGATGACGACTTTGAAAAACTCAAAAAAGACTTGGGTCTATAA
- a CDS encoding predicted protein has product MRVVLSIRLATTSPTNSVLIVIAMEAEAKPFVEHLDLLKDDNFFPSHVPFHAFSGTHNGSRVTVVTNGKDHIYETGVDNCGTVPAAVVSFLALEKLKDVPSLVLINAGTCGGFQRKGAAIGDVFLTTGVANHDRRIPIPDFIPYGVGKLDTKVSVLNMAAALGFKTGVCTTGNSLDKTEEDDKHMLANDASVKDMEAAAIAWSCALHQVPYLGLKVVTDIVDGNFATQDEFLENLHTASQSLQKALPNVLEYIVGKQHHEL; this is encoded by the coding sequence ATGCGTGTCGTCTTATCCATTCGGCTCGCCACAACTTCTCCCACCAACAGTGTATTGATTGTAATCGCCATGGAGGCGGAAGCCAAACCCTTTGTGGAGCATCTCGACTTGCTCAAGGACGACAACTTTTTCCCATCCCATGTTCCCTTCCACGCCTTTTCTGGAACCCACAACGGCAGTCGGGTAACTGTTGTTACCAACGGCAAGGACCACATTTACGAGACAGGAGTGGACAATTGCGGAACCGTGCCGGCAGCCGTAGTTTCCTTCCTCGCATTGGAAAAGCTCAAGGATGTGCCGAGTTTGGTTCTGATCAACGCCGGTACGTGCGGAGGTTTCCAGCGCAAGGGAGCCGCCATTGGGGACGTCTTTTTGACCACCGGCGTCGCGAATCACGATCGTCGGATCCCCATTCCCGACTTTATTCCCTACGGCGTGGGCAAACTCGACACCAAGGTATCCGTGCTCAACATGGCTGCCGCCCTCGGCTTCAAGACGGGTGTTTGTACCACCGGAAATTCACTCGACAAAACGGAGGAGGACGACAAACACATGCTGGCTAACGACGCGTCCGTCAAGGACATGGAAGCGGCCGCCATCGCCTGGAGTTGTGCGCTGCACCAGGTCCCCTATCTGGGACTCAAAGTCGTCACCGACATTGTGGACGGAAACTTTGCAACGCAGGATGAGTTTTTGGAAAATTTGCACACGGCGTCCCAATCACTCCAAAAGGCCCTGCCCAACGTTTTGGAATACATTGTGGGCAAGCAACATCATGAATTGTAA
- the PGP_2 gene encoding phosphoglycolate phosphatase (PGP cleaves the phosphate group from P-glycolate in the C2 cycle (photorespiration)), whose amino-acid sequence MSLRMAGTLALFVTGATTRALGRSGGTSKRPFSLRLPLQTGTQPTLALSLSSSASANKPTLSLTEQMRKESEAELAKLAHHYEDRARNDPAFADLAPIIWKTLDEATAFVNDHIETIMFDCDGVVYRTPDECPGAKECIQRLLDKGKRVFFVTNNAASNRSQLRAKLSEILAIENLTDDMMVPSSYSCARFLQREILDRKGRGRLFVIGSRGLCDELEQTGFEVLTGNGPLDSDASMTREDLATYPFSEHPVDAVVVANVLLQMNPDAPLVATNKDAFDLVGVDGRHIPGNGCAVVALEHSSKRTAINVGKPSATLADLIAADHGINPSRTMFVGDRLDTDIQFGVENGMHSVLVMTGVTTADSMVQLGNGTNDEPLPNIVIPHIGLLY is encoded by the exons ATGTCACTGAGAATGGCGGGTACGTTAGCGTTGTTCGTAAcgggagcgacgacgagagcACTGGGTCGATCCGGGGGCACCTCGAAGCGACCTTTCTCGTTGCGACTACCTTTGCAGACGGGTACCCAGCCGACCTTGGCGCTTTCCTTATCGTCGTCCGCGTCCGCAAACAAACCGACTCTCTCTTTGACGGAACAAATGCGCAAAGAATCCGAAGCGGAACTCGCTAAACTGGCCCATCACTACGAAGATCGAGCCCGAAACGACCCAGCCTTTGCAGACCTGGCACCAATCATTTGGAAGACACTCGACGAAGCAACAGCTTTTGTGAACGatcacattgagaccattATGTTTGATTGTGACGGTGTGGTTTACCGAACACCGGATGAGTGTCCCGGTGCCAAAGAATGCATACAACGTTTACTCGACAAGGGGAAGCGGGTGTTTTTTGTCACCAACAACGCCGCATCCAATCGATCGCAGCTGCGCGCCAAGCTCTCCGAAATTCTGGCGATTGAGAATTTGACCGACGATATGATGGTTCCGAGTTCCTATTCTTGTGCTCGGTTTCTGCAACGAGAAATTTTAGATCGAAAAGGGCGTGGCCGTTTGTTCGTCATTGGCAGTCGAGGCCTTTGTGACGAATTGGAGCAAACGGGTTTTGAGGTACTGACTGGGAATGGACCACTGGACAGCGACGCATCCATGACCAGAGAAGATCTAGCTACATACCCGTTCTCCGAGCATCCAGTAGACGCGGTCGTGGTTG CCAATGTGCTTTTACAAATGAATCCCGACGCACCACTAGTTGCCACCAACAAGGATGCATTCGACTTGGTCGGTGTAGACGGACGACACATCCCAGGCAACGGATGTGCCGTAGTCGCGCTCGAACACTCTTCCAAACGAACGGCCATCAACGTTGGTAAACCGAGTGCCACTCTGGCCGATCTAATTGCTGCCGACCACGGCATTAATCCATCCAGGACCATGTTCGTTGGCGACCGACTGGATACAGACATTCAATTTGGTGTGGAGAATGGAATGCATTCTGTCTTAGTCATGACTGGTGTTACTACTGCCGACTCGATGGTCCAACTTGGGAACGGAACGAACGATGAGCCACTGCCGAACATTGTCATACCACATATTGGTCTTTTATACTAA
- a CDS encoding predicted protein, which translates to MGNQKSSPVSNYRETRRVSYVVSSRGRKSKAATFSTELCSLNIADVREDTTSSEASVAATSSTLSELFEDNAECSDESEEEEDEEWEERLRVLEDSRKLRLVAEFFMHPEAKVQSAHSVTRCFFDRPSAPERVALDDMEEQAQVMEELKLLKQSAQHFMHPERILPISEDELDQMDEIFKDIRALQIAASDYLHPERPLLVDAYVCARNYFSRPSEPEYETFGAAEERARIVAEARALKRQAEIFAHPEKPIETADATMFGRNYFARSSASEQEDVDECEERARILAECAGLKHPYATARCYFDRASGPEQISEDELDQMDEIFKDIRALQIAASDYLHPERPLLVDAYVCARNYFSRPSEPEYETFGAAEERARIVAEARALKHQAEIFAHPEKPIETADATMFGRNYFARSSASEQEDVDECEERARILAECAGLKQSAQHFMHPEIGVKPSSGAVSRNYFDRPSAPVHGKMIHTFPAHEDELDHDEGHDHLDHFGMDEELEHMFNNIRQDLSIPEPVNRKGKAYSDDGDEGNLSRSPSSVMLFAGESVYD; encoded by the exons ATGGGAAACCAAAAGTCCTCTCCAGTCTCCAACTATCGCGAAACCCGCCGGGTTTCGTACGTTGTGAGCTCGAGAGGACGTAAATCTAAAGCCGCGACTTTCTCGACCGAACTTTGTTCTTTGAACATTGCTGATGTGCGTGAAGATACGACTTCGTCCGAAGCTAGCGTAGCAGCCACAAGTTCCACGCTTTCCGaactttttgaagacaatGCCGAGTGTTCAGACGagtccgaagaagaagaag ACGAAGAATGGGAAGAACGCCTTCGTGTTTTAGAAGACTCTCGCAAACTTCGATTGGTCGCCGAGTTCTTTATGCACCCCGAAGCCAAAGTCCAGTCAGCCCATTCCGTTACCCGCTGCTTCTTTGATCGTCCCTCTGCTCCAGAGCGTGTTGCTCTGGATGATATGGAAGAGCAGGCTCAAGTTATGGAAGAGCTCAAGTTACTGAAGCAGTCGGCGCAGCACTTCATGCATCCCGAAAGAATATTGCCA ATCTCGGAAGACGAGCTCGATCAGATGGACGAGATCTTCAAGGATATTCGCGCTCTTCAGATCGCTGCGTCCGACTACTTGCATCCAGAGCGTCCGCTACTTGTGGATGCCTACGTGTGCGCTCGCAACTACTTCTCCCGTCCTTCGGAGCCGGAGTACGAGACGTTCGGAGCCGCAGAGGAGCGAGCCCGTATCGTGGCGGAAGCCAGAGCTCTCAAGCGTCAGGCCGAGATCTTTGCTCACCCCGAGAAGCCTATCGAGACTGCGGATGCGACCATGTTTGGTCGCAACTACTTCGCGCGTTCCTCTGCTTCAGAACAAGAAGACGTGGATGAGTGCGAAGAGCGCGCCCGTATTTTGGCCGAGTGTGCTGGTCTCAAGCA TCCGTACGCCACTGCTCGGTGCTACTTTGACCGTGCGTCGGGTCCTGAGCAGATCTCGGAAGACGAGCTCGATCAGATGGACGAGATCTTCAAGGATATTCGCGCTCTTCAGATCGCTGCGTCCGACTACTTGCATCCAGAGCGTCCGCTACTTGTGGATGCCTACGTGTGCGCTCGCAACTACTTCTCCCGTCCTTCGGAGCCGGAGTACGAGACGTTCGGAGCCGCAGAGGAGCGAGCCCGTATCGTGGCGGAAGCCAGAGCTCTCAAGCATCAGGCCGAGATCTTTGCTCACCCCGAGAAGCCTATCGAGACTGCGGATGCGACCATGTTTGGTCGCAACTACTTCGCGCGTTCCTCTGCTTCAGAACAAGAAGACGTGGATGAATGCGAAGAGCGCGCCCGTATTTTGGCCGAGTGTGCTGGTCTCAAGCAGTCGGCGCAGCACTTCATGCATCCTGAGATCGGTGTCAAACCTTCCTCGGGTGCGGTCAGTCGAAACTATTTCGATCGCCCTTCGGCTCCGGTGCATGGAAAAATGATCCATACGTTCCCTGCTCACGAGGATGAATTGGATCACGACGAAGGACATGATCATCTCGACCACTTCGGAATGGACGAAGAGCTTGAACATATGTTCAACAACATTCGTCAAGATTTGTCCATTCCCGAACCTGTCAACCGGAAAGGAAAGGCATATAGCGACGACGGCGATGAGGGCAACTTATCTCGATCCCCTTCATCTGTTATGCTGTTTGCCGGCGAATCTGTTTACGATTGA
- a CDS encoding predicted protein: protein MRESVYRKHWGSRSNGSETDHSGHLRKCSYTPPPVPTVVITQQRQHSPIIDRHEPASSPQISFRRIRRPSPLIQSRDEAPPRRGLSSDREYEQGDEELSVVPSGNLTPLSSYSPLRTFANWNQTSADSASYHLASPDGQIAIDVRLPSPKHRTKLKRWYEKQDAASATTSNLKGRPLQSHSQRIHQQGTIHLEKTDHLLYDEKLELPVDEMLFSNEDTFDQTADQTYDETYATNPKTMSTFADDHTLDSACAGRSVGHGDDLRTKQHVPFVSIIVMAVQLLILITQLAMCGVASLDVNPMIGPYPDAFSEWGGKNAYLMTEENQWWRLLTSSFLHVGVLHLLANALCVIWSVAVFEQEWGSCRWLLVFLVSSVGCTACASLGDADTIGVGSSGTLMGLYAAKLAQVMSCTCFEVHKSLDGNIHYDRMCGVLVGIAILSMLSACHVGGLVTGFLVGILIFSTSIRHCCTRLLWALLGLLGVSGFLGFALYSVAVYIEPDEQIADTCEYFRNLFPEDYTCECAW from the exons ATGAGAGAATCTGTGTACAGAAAGCATTGGGGAAGTCGAAGTAACGGCAGTGAAACCGATCATTCCGGGCATCTTCGAAAATGCTCATACACACCGCCACCTGTACCGACGGTAGTAATCACTCAACAGCGACAACATTCACCTATCATAGATCGACACGAGCCAGCAAGCTCCCCACAAATATCCTTTAGAAGAATCCGACGCCCTTCTCCCCTGATACAATCTCGAGACGAGGCGCCACCCAGGCGAGGATTGAGTTCCGACAGGGAGTATGAACAAGGCGACGAAGAGTTGTCTGTGGTACCTAGTGGCAACTTGACACCGCTTTCTTCTTACTCGCCCCTAAGAACATTCGCTAATTGGAACCAGACAAGTGCCGACAGCGCTAGCTATCATTTGGCTTCTCCGGATGGTCAGATTGCCATCGATGTTCGATTACCTTCGCCGAAACATCGTACGAAACTGAAACGGTGGTACGAGAAACAAGATGCAGCCTCGGCCACCACCAGCAATCTCAAAGGGCGCCCCCTGCAAAGCCATTCGCAGCGCATTCATCAACAAGGTACCATTCATTTGGAGAAAACTGATCATTTGCTATATGACGAAAAACTAGAACTCCCTGTAGACGAAATGTTGTTCTCGAATGAAGACACGTTCGACCAGACGGCTGACCAAACCTACGATGAGACTTACGCTACGAATCCAAAGACGATGTCAACGTTCGCGGATGACCACACGCTGGACTCAGCATGTGCTGGCCGTAGCGTTGGTCACGGTGACGACTTGAGGACGAAACAACACGTTCCGTTTGTCAGCATCATCGTTATGGCTGTTCAACTTTTGATACTAATTACACAACTCGCCATGTGCGGAGTTGCGAGTCTTGATGTCAATCCAATGATTGGACCATATCCGGACGCATTTTCAGAATGGGGCGGCAAGAATGCATACTTGATGACTGAAGAGAATCAGTGGTGGAGGCTACTGACATCGTCGTTTTTGCACGTTGGCGTCCTTCACTTGCTAGCAAACGCTTTGTGCGTGATCTGGTCTGTTGCTGTCTTTGAACAAGAGTGGGGATCTTGTAGATGGTTGCtcgtttttctcgtcagTTCCGTTGGATGTACGGCCTGTGCTTCACTTGGCGACGCCGACACGATTGGCGTTGGAAGTTCCGGGACCTTAATGGGTCTCTACGCTGCAAAACTTGCACAAGTGATGAGCTGCACTTGCTTTGAAGTACATAAATCTTTGGATGGGAACATTCATTATGACCGAATGTGCGGCGTTTTGGTTGGGATTGCCATCCTTTCCATGTTGAGTGCAT GCCATGTTGGCGGACTGGTGACAGGGTTTTTAGTGGGGATTTTGATATTCAGCACCTCTATCAGACACTGCTGCACTCGACTCCTTTGGGCTTTACTAGGTCTTCTCGGGGTGTCCGGATTCCTAGGCTTTGCACTGTACTCTGTGGCAGTGTATATTGAACCAGACGAACAGATCGCGGACACCTGCGAATACTTTCGAAACCTTTTCCCCGAAGACTACACTTGTGAATGTGCTTGGTGA
- a CDS encoding predicted protein: MSETSRKRTFGTLVTKKSASAIVVVRLDIRFPELPDQYPRKALLLDHEVGRRRNGLKKDPTRKGYYAGLENEHARTSTALFQRNALPEEGDEGPSSLPQQDDLFDGRTTLILVGGQSLLIVAAAIAAAILQTPNWGFGPNIVFDLKSIGGGFLLALPLGGLAAALDLIEDRFPALQDVTKATQRSILALMGGTFKPLFAFFTALALGLAAGFGEEMLFRGILQYELANRFGPVLAVGAASIVFGALHAVTPLYAFLATLASVYFGAIYLAFDNLAVPIWCHTIYDVGALYYAHWTVCQLTQQERNEIAFWEGPGK; encoded by the exons ATGAGCGAGACTTCGCGAAAGCGCACGTTTGGCACACTGGTCACGAAAAAGAGTGCTTCGGCAATAGTAGT GGTTCGCTTGGATATTCGCTTCCCAGAACTCCCAGATCAATATCCGAGAAaggctttactgttagaccACGAAGTTGGACGCCGACGAAA TGGTCTTAAAAAAGATCCAACTCGTAAAGGATACTATGCCGGTTTGGAGAATGAACACGCAAGAACGTCAACTGCACTCTTCCAGAGGAATGCTCTTCCCGAAGAAGGCGACGAAGGTCCGTCATCGCTACCACAGCAAGATGACCTCTTTGACGGCCGTACCACTCTAATTCTTGTGGGAGGACAATCGCTGCTGATTGTGGCAGCTGCGATCGCCGCTGCAATTCTGCAAACGCCTAACTGGGGATTCGGTCCCAACATTGTGTTCGATTTAAAGTCGATTGGAGGTGGATTTCTGTTGGCACTTCCACTCGGCGGTCTTGCGGCAGCGCTGGATTTGATCGAAGACCGCTTTCCGGCCTTGCAAGACGTAACCAAAGCTACTCAAAGAAGCATCTTGGCACTCATGGGCGGCACATTTAAGCCactttttgcctttttcacCGCATTGGCATTGGGATTGGCGGCTGGATTCGGTGAAGAAATGCTCTTTCGTGGCATCTTACAATACGAACTAGCGAATCGCTTTGGACCCGTGCTGGCTGTGGGTGCCGCCAGTATCGTGTTTGGTGCCTTACACGCGGTGACGCCCCTTTACGCGTTCTTGGCGACACTAGCGAGCGTGTATTTCGGTGCCATCTATCTCGCGTTTGACAATTTGGCCGTGCCGATCTGGTGTCACACCATTTACGATGTTGGCGCTCTTTATTACGCCCACTGGACAGTTTGTCAGCTCACCCAACAAGAGCGGAACGAAATTGCGTTTTGGGAAGGTCCGGGGAAATAA
- a CDS encoding predicted protein (protein-tyrosine-phosphatase cdc25 catalytic domain), translating into PTLIVVKPMQFLIMDAPRQGNLHVYIKEMRKYHVTDVVRVCEPTYQGGELSNAGISLHELEYKDGTSPPKDLIDTWLQLVEKTFYGKTQQSNGDSTSNCIAVHCVAGLGRAPVMVAIALIEFASMDPVEAVTFIRQRRRGAINEKQLLYLEGYKKQYRRGAGPEASCCVIL; encoded by the coding sequence CCCACATTGATTGTAGTCAAACCGATGCAGTTTCTCATCATGGATGCTCCTCGCCAAGGTAACCTTCACGTCTATATTAAAGAGATGCGCAAGTACCACGTGACTGATGTTGTGCGAGTTTGCGAACCGACGTATCAAGGTGGTGAACTTAGCAACGCCGGGATTTCCTTGCACGAACTCGAGTACAAGGACGGAACCTCTCCACCCAAAGATCTCATCGACACGTGGCTACAGCTGGTTGAAAAGACTTTCTACGGAAAGACGCAGCAGTCCAATGGCGACAGTACCAGCAATTGCATCGCGGTGCACTGCGTGGCCGGACTGGGACGGGCACCCGTCATGGTGGCAATTGCTTTGATTGAATTTGCCAGTATGGATCCAGTTGAAGCCGTTACCTTTATTCGCCAGAGGCGCCGCGGAGCAATCAATGAAAAGCAGCTGCTTTATTTGGAAGGCTACAAGAAGCAGTATCGACGAGGCGCCGGTCCGGAAGCGTCGTGTTGCGTGATTCTCTAG